Proteins co-encoded in one Bacteroidota bacterium genomic window:
- the metH gene encoding methionine synthase produces the protein MDIKQVLEKQILVIDGAMGTMIQRYKLEEKDYRGTRFSDWKSDLKGNNDLLSLTRPDIIKAIHLEYLTAGADIIETNTFNAQRISLADYHMESLSYELNLEAAKIAKSAIAEFKSSSPKFVAGAVGPTNRTLSLSPDVNDPGFRAVTWDEVVDAYAEQVRGLMDGGVDLILIETIFDTLNAKAALFAVQTVFEEQKRELPIMISGTITDASGRTLSGQTVEAFLNSVSHVNLLSIGLNCALGAKDMRPYLEELSEKAPFFVSAYPNAGLPNQFGEYDETPHQMCVQIDDFLQSGFINIVGGCCGTTPDHIKHIAQHAKKVAPRKIPTIEKHLRLSGLEALTYRPDSNFLNVGERTNVTGSKKFLRLIKDNQYDAALSVARDQVEGGAQAIDINMDEGMLDADFAMSKFLNLVASEPDICKVPVMIDSSKFEVIESGLKCTQGKSIVNSISLKGGEEEFIRQAKLVKKYGAAVIVMAFDEQGQADNLQRRIDICKRAYTILVEQVHFAPQDIIFDPNIFPVATGMEEHRKNALDFFNATKWIKQNLPYAKVSGGVSNVSFSFRGNDHVREAIHAAFLYHAVNHGMDMGIVNPGQLIVYDEIDKTLLELVEDVLLDRRDDATERLISHAELVKGDGKEKEIKDEEWRKETLEKRIAHALVKGITDYIESDMEEARITFDKPLHIIEGPLMAGMNIVGDLFGAGKMFLPQVVKSARVMKKAVAYLQPFLEKDKLVGAKNGKVLLATVKGDVHDIGKNIVGVVMACNGYDIVDLGVMVSADKILAKAKEEQVDIIGLSGLITPSLDEMVHVAKEMKREGFTIPLLIGGATTSKVHTAVKIEPHYNYPVVHVNDASRSVPVVSSLLSKELRDSFIEQIRSENERTREYHKADRAQAKFLSLTEAQKNKFIISKQKGSKPNFLGVKVFEDFDVKELIEFIDWTPFFISWEMKGSYPKLLKDPVRGIEAQKLFDDAQAMLKQLVAEKWLCAKAVVGIFPALSDGDDIEVYDQTGKEKIATFHTLRQQSQKADNFKNVALADFINSKQESNGDMDYIGAFAVSTGFGIEKWIKKFEKEHDDYSSIMLKALADRLAEAFAELMHKKVRTEIWGYASDEKLSKEEIVKEKYQGIRPAPGYPAQPDHTEKITLWKLLEVEKNTGITLTESMAMYPTAAVSGMYFAHPDAHYFSVGKLEKDQIADYAQRKNMKQEEVERWLGSVLAY, from the coding sequence ATGGACATTAAGCAGGTATTAGAAAAGCAAATTTTGGTCATTGACGGTGCAATGGGCACCATGATTCAACGCTACAAACTGGAAGAAAAGGATTACAGAGGGACGCGTTTCTCCGACTGGAAAAGCGATTTGAAGGGCAATAACGATTTGCTCTCACTAACGCGCCCCGACATTATTAAGGCGATACATTTGGAATATTTAACTGCCGGTGCCGATATTATTGAAACCAATACGTTTAATGCACAACGTATTTCACTTGCCGATTACCACATGGAATCGCTTTCGTACGAATTAAATTTAGAGGCTGCAAAAATTGCAAAATCAGCGATTGCTGAATTTAAAAGTAGCTCTCCTAAATTTGTTGCGGGAGCTGTTGGACCAACCAACAGAACACTTAGCTTATCTCCCGATGTAAACGATCCGGGCTTTCGTGCTGTAACCTGGGACGAAGTTGTAGATGCTTACGCTGAACAAGTGCGGGGATTAATGGATGGCGGAGTTGACCTAATTTTAATTGAAACCATATTTGATACACTCAATGCGAAGGCTGCGCTTTTTGCAGTGCAAACGGTGTTTGAAGAACAAAAGCGAGAACTGCCAATTATGATTTCCGGTACCATAACCGATGCAAGTGGACGAACTCTTTCGGGTCAAACTGTTGAAGCTTTTTTAAATTCAGTTTCTCATGTAAACTTACTAAGCATTGGATTAAATTGCGCTTTGGGAGCAAAAGATATGCGTCCCTATTTGGAAGAGTTGTCAGAAAAAGCACCCTTCTTTGTAAGCGCTTATCCCAATGCCGGACTGCCTAACCAGTTTGGTGAGTACGATGAAACTCCGCATCAAATGTGCGTGCAAATTGACGATTTTTTACAAAGCGGCTTTATCAATATTGTTGGAGGGTGCTGTGGAACTACTCCCGACCACATCAAACACATTGCTCAACATGCTAAAAAGGTGGCACCACGGAAAATCCCCACCATTGAAAAACACTTGCGATTAAGCGGATTAGAAGCACTAACCTACAGACCAGACTCTAATTTTTTAAACGTTGGAGAACGTACTAATGTAACGGGCTCAAAAAAGTTTTTACGTTTAATCAAAGACAACCAATACGACGCAGCCTTGAGTGTTGCGCGCGATCAAGTGGAAGGAGGGGCACAGGCAATTGATATTAACATGGACGAAGGTATGTTGGATGCTGATTTTGCCATGTCCAAATTCCTCAACCTTGTTGCTTCTGAACCCGATATTTGCAAGGTTCCTGTAATGATTGACTCATCCAAATTTGAGGTGATTGAATCGGGCCTAAAATGTACACAAGGAAAATCTATTGTTAATTCAATATCGCTGAAAGGTGGTGAAGAGGAATTTATTCGCCAAGCCAAATTGGTAAAGAAATACGGTGCGGCAGTTATTGTAATGGCTTTTGACGAACAAGGACAAGCCGACAACTTGCAACGAAGAATAGATATTTGCAAACGAGCTTATACCATATTAGTTGAGCAGGTTCACTTTGCACCACAAGACATAATTTTTGATCCCAATATTTTTCCGGTTGCAACCGGCATGGAAGAACACCGCAAAAATGCCCTCGATTTTTTTAATGCCACCAAATGGATAAAGCAAAATTTGCCTTATGCAAAGGTGTCGGGTGGAGTTAGTAACGTTTCTTTTTCGTTTAGAGGAAATGATCATGTGCGAGAAGCTATACATGCAGCCTTTTTGTATCATGCAGTTAACCATGGAATGGACATGGGTATTGTAAATCCGGGTCAATTAATTGTATACGATGAAATAGATAAAACCTTGTTGGAGTTGGTTGAAGATGTATTGCTCGATCGCCGCGACGATGCAACCGAGCGACTCATTTCGCATGCCGAATTGGTGAAGGGAGATGGCAAAGAAAAGGAAATTAAAGATGAAGAATGGCGTAAAGAAACACTCGAAAAACGTATTGCACATGCTTTGGTAAAAGGAATTACCGATTACATTGAAAGCGATATGGAAGAAGCACGAATCACTTTTGATAAACCCTTGCACATTATTGAAGGCCCCTTGATGGCCGGAATGAACATTGTAGGTGATTTATTTGGCGCCGGTAAAATGTTTTTACCCCAAGTGGTTAAGAGCGCCAGGGTAATGAAAAAGGCCGTTGCATACCTGCAACCATTTCTTGAAAAGGACAAATTGGTAGGAGCAAAAAACGGGAAAGTTTTATTGGCTACGGTTAAAGGGGATGTTCACGATATAGGAAAAAACATTGTAGGTGTGGTTATGGCTTGCAACGGCTACGATATTGTTGATTTGGGAGTAATGGTATCAGCGGATAAGATTCTTGCGAAAGCTAAAGAAGAACAAGTTGATATTATTGGATTAAGTGGATTAATAACTCCTTCGCTGGATGAGATGGTGCATGTGGCTAAAGAAATGAAACGCGAAGGATTTACTATTCCTTTGTTAATAGGAGGAGCAACAACTAGCAAGGTGCATACTGCTGTGAAAATTGAACCTCATTACAACTATCCGGTTGTGCATGTAAACGATGCATCGAGAAGTGTGCCGGTTGTGAGCAGCTTGTTGTCGAAAGAATTGAGAGATAGTTTTATTGAACAAATTCGTTCCGAAAACGAACGTACACGCGAATATCACAAAGCGGATAGGGCACAGGCTAAATTCCTTAGTTTAACAGAAGCTCAGAAAAACAAATTCATTATCAGCAAACAAAAGGGCAGTAAGCCTAATTTTTTAGGTGTTAAAGTGTTTGAGGATTTTGATGTGAAGGAATTAATTGAGTTTATTGATTGGACTCCATTTTTTATCAGTTGGGAAATGAAAGGTTCTTACCCGAAATTGCTGAAAGATCCGGTAAGAGGTATTGAAGCGCAAAAACTGTTTGATGATGCACAAGCCATGTTGAAACAACTGGTTGCTGAAAAATGGCTTTGCGCTAAAGCCGTAGTTGGTATTTTTCCTGCACTTTCGGATGGTGACGACATTGAAGTGTACGACCAAACAGGCAAAGAAAAAATTGCCACTTTTCACACGCTGAGACAGCAAAGTCAAAAGGCAGACAATTTTAAAAATGTTGCACTTGCCGATTTTATTAACTCAAAGCAGGAATCAAATGGCGATATGGATTATATTGGGGCATTCGCTGTTAGTACGGGTTTTGGAATAGAAAAATGGATCAAAAAATTTGAGAAAGAACACGATGATTATTCATCTATTATGCTCAAAGCCTTGGCCGACAGGCTCGCTGAAGCTTTTGCCGAATTAATGCACAAAAAAGTGCGTACCGAAATTTGGGGTTATGCAAGTGATGAAAAACTTTCGAAGGAAGAAATTGTTAAAGAAAAATACCAAGGAATTCGTCCGGCTCCCGGCTATCCGGCGCAACCCGATCATACCGAGAAAATTACTTTGTGGAAACTTCTAGAAGTTGAAAAAAATACCGGAATAACATTAACCGAAAGCATGGCTATGTATCCAACAGCAGCGGTGAGTGGAATGTATTTTGCGCACCCCGATGCACATTATTTTTCAGTTGGAAAACTCGAAAAGGACCAAATTGCAGATTATGCCCAACGAAAAAACATGAAACAGGAGGAGGTTGAACGATGGTTAGGTTCAGTGTTGGCATATTGA
- a CDS encoding DUF2461 domain-containing protein gives MIEKSTLDFLSKLKQNNNRDWFLEHKAEYEKAKSNFVEFVQQLIQEVAKFDSSVKGLDAKKCVFRINRDIRFSADKSPYKSNMGASFSAGGKNSTNPGYYIHIEGNKSFLAAGKWMPDPTMLSAIRQEIDYNTKEFKKIITAKEFVSFFGELSEDDKLKTAPKGYPKDHPELELLKLKSFIAVHSFNQKEVLGKTFLADCVKGCKLVYPLTKFLSRAIS, from the coding sequence ATGATTGAAAAAAGCACGCTCGACTTTTTGTCGAAATTAAAACAAAACAATAACCGAGATTGGTTTCTAGAGCACAAAGCTGAGTACGAAAAAGCCAAATCAAATTTTGTTGAATTTGTACAGCAATTAATTCAAGAGGTCGCAAAGTTCGACAGCAGTGTGAAGGGGCTTGATGCAAAAAAATGTGTTTTTAGAATTAACCGAGATATTCGCTTTTCGGCCGATAAATCGCCTTACAAAAGCAATATGGGAGCAAGTTTTTCGGCCGGTGGAAAAAACTCTACCAACCCCGGATATTATATACACATAGAGGGTAACAAATCGTTTTTGGCAGCCGGAAAATGGATGCCGGATCCTACCATGCTCAGTGCCATACGTCAAGAAATTGACTACAACACCAAAGAGTTTAAGAAAATTATTACTGCAAAAGAATTCGTTTCTTTTTTTGGAGAATTGTCGGAAGATGACAAATTAAAAACAGCTCCAAAAGGTTATCCCAAAGACCATCCAGAACTTGAATTGCTGAAGCTTAAGAGTTTTATTGCCGTACATTCATTTAACCAGAAAGAAGTACTGGGTAAAACATTTCTTGCCGACTGCGTGAAAGGATGCAAACTTGTTTATCCATTAACTAAGTTTTTAAGCCGAGCCATTTCTTAA
- a CDS encoding glycosyl hydrolase, giving the protein MKQFFILLAIVAGALNVTAQKTTTSTKQSNYTYDSVLYENIKYRLVGPFRGGRSAAVCGDLKRKNVFYFGSTGGGVWKTQDGGSNWKNISDPFFGGSIGSIALAPSDASIIYVGTGENTMRGNVSEGMGMWKSEDGGRSWKNCGLKDSRHITRIVVHPKNPDIVWVACTGHLFGPSNERGVYKTMDGGRNWRRVLFSNENAGAIDLVAEPGNPQVLYASTWYVRRTPYSLESGGPGSALWKSTDGGESWKNISRNKGLPKDTIGIIGITVSASNPDRLYAIIESRTGGVFTSDNAGETWTKTSDKSDVRQRSWYFSKLFCDPKNEHTLYICNVGFHRSRDGGKTFTELPTPHGDHHDLWIDPEDAQRMIIADDGGAQVSFDAGSYWSTYHNQPTSQFYRVSTDNHFPYRILGAQQDNSTVRIMSRTYDGAITENDWSYTAGFESGHVVADPLNPDIVYGGNYGGYLSRMDHQTGENRTISVWPESPIGSGADVLKYRFQWNFPIFFSPHNPKRIYACGNVLFKSDNEGASWEAISPDLTTNDKSKQVASGGIITKDNTSVEYYCTLFAATESPLEKDLLWVGSDDGLLHVSKDAGKNWENVTPKGIPAWMMWNCIEVDPFKKGSAYITGTRYKLDDFAPYLYKTEDYGKSWKKITNGIPATHFTRVLRADKIRKGLLYCGTEYGMYLSFDDGTTWKPFQQNLPMVPITDLTLKNNDLVVATQGRSFWVLDNLSALQQINGDIVTKNVFAFNPGEVYRCEGYQNKNSSNAGKNPDNGLVLDYYLKDVSDTSLVKIVLYDKNKKHIRSFSTNADKDEKLEVKKGMNRFVWNLYYPPAEKIEDQILWSGPIGGPKAAPGNYSAVVKTRTDSTAINFTIVADPNYKISQSDYEEQFNFLIKTRDKFSEIQKSLKQIREVRQQLSALSGRLPKDSTVKSLTISIDSIQKRITRIEEALYQTKAKSGQDILNYPIRLNDKLSALYDAANSGYMAPSKQVKDVYEVLSGKIDEQLSKLKMIKETELKNLNAGLKQFDIPVVYVK; this is encoded by the coding sequence ATGAAACAATTTTTTATCCTGCTTGCCATTGTTGCCGGGGCTTTAAACGTTACTGCGCAAAAAACAACAACGAGTACAAAGCAATCTAATTACACCTACGATTCGGTGTTGTATGAAAATATAAAGTATCGTTTGGTAGGCCCCTTTCGTGGAGGTCGGTCGGCTGCGGTTTGTGGTGATTTGAAACGAAAAAATGTGTTCTATTTTGGGTCAACCGGTGGAGGTGTTTGGAAAACACAAGATGGAGGAAGCAATTGGAAAAATATTAGTGACCCGTTTTTTGGTGGAAGCATTGGCAGTATTGCCCTTGCTCCTAGTGATGCCAGCATTATTTATGTTGGAACCGGCGAAAACACTATGCGTGGAAATGTTAGCGAAGGCATGGGAATGTGGAAAAGTGAAGATGGTGGTAGAAGTTGGAAAAATTGTGGATTAAAGGATTCGCGTCACATTACACGTATTGTTGTACATCCGAAAAATCCCGACATCGTTTGGGTTGCTTGTACCGGCCATTTGTTTGGTCCATCGAATGAAAGAGGTGTTTATAAAACCATGGATGGTGGACGTAACTGGAGAAGAGTTTTGTTTAGTAACGAAAATGCTGGAGCCATTGATTTAGTTGCTGAACCCGGCAATCCGCAAGTATTGTATGCAAGCACTTGGTATGTTCGCCGCACCCCATATAGCCTTGAGAGTGGTGGGCCTGGAAGTGCACTATGGAAAAGTACTGATGGGGGTGAATCATGGAAAAATATTTCTCGCAACAAAGGTTTACCTAAAGACACTATTGGCATTATTGGAATTACGGTTTCTGCTTCAAATCCCGATCGCTTGTATGCCATAATTGAATCGCGTACTGGAGGTGTTTTTACTTCTGATAATGCAGGTGAAACCTGGACAAAAACAAGTGATAAGAGTGATGTTCGCCAGCGTTCGTGGTATTTTAGCAAACTTTTTTGCGATCCCAAAAACGAGCACACGCTTTACATTTGCAATGTTGGTTTTCACCGTTCTCGCGACGGAGGAAAAACTTTTACCGAACTACCAACACCACATGGCGACCATCATGATTTATGGATAGATCCGGAAGACGCACAACGCATGATTATTGCTGATGACGGAGGAGCTCAAGTTAGTTTTGATGCGGGTTCATACTGGAGTACTTACCACAATCAACCTACTTCACAATTTTATAGAGTTAGTACCGACAATCATTTTCCCTACCGAATATTAGGTGCTCAACAAGACAACTCCACAGTGCGAATTATGAGCAGAACCTACGATGGTGCTATTACCGAAAACGATTGGAGCTATACCGCTGGTTTTGAATCAGGACATGTAGTTGCTGATCCTCTTAATCCGGATATTGTGTATGGTGGAAATTATGGTGGTTACCTGTCGCGCATGGACCATCAAACCGGCGAAAATAGAACCATCAGTGTTTGGCCAGAAAGTCCAATTGGCAGTGGTGCCGATGTGTTGAAATACCGCTTTCAGTGGAATTTCCCGATTTTCTTTTCTCCCCATAATCCTAAGCGAATTTATGCTTGTGGAAATGTATTGTTTAAGTCGGATAATGAGGGTGCAAGTTGGGAAGCAATAAGCCCCGATCTTACTACTAACGATAAAAGCAAGCAAGTTGCAAGTGGCGGTATTATTACAAAAGACAATACCAGTGTAGAATATTACTGCACCCTTTTCGCTGCTACAGAATCTCCGCTTGAAAAAGATTTGCTTTGGGTAGGTAGTGACGATGGCTTGCTGCATGTTTCTAAGGATGCTGGTAAGAATTGGGAAAATGTCACTCCTAAAGGTATTCCAGCTTGGATGATGTGGAATTGCATTGAGGTTGATCCATTTAAAAAAGGAAGTGCCTACATTACCGGAACACGCTATAAACTGGATGATTTTGCGCCCTATTTGTATAAAACCGAAGATTATGGTAAAAGCTGGAAGAAAATAACCAACGGTATTCCTGCAACTCATTTTACACGCGTACTGCGCGCCGACAAAATTCGCAAAGGATTGTTGTATTGCGGTACCGAATATGGTATGTATCTTTCGTTTGACGATGGAACAACCTGGAAGCCCTTTCAACAAAATTTACCAATGGTGCCGATTACTGATTTGACGCTGAAAAACAACGATCTGGTTGTTGCTACCCAAGGTCGTTCATTTTGGGTGCTCGATAATTTAAGTGCTTTACAGCAAATTAATGGAGATATTGTTACAAAAAATGTATTCGCCTTTAATCCCGGGGAAGTGTATCGTTGCGAAGGTTACCAAAACAAAAATAGTAGCAATGCCGGTAAAAATCCTGATAACGGCTTAGTGCTAGATTATTATTTAAAAGATGTTTCAGACACATCTTTAGTGAAAATTGTATTGTACGATAAAAACAAAAAACATATTCGCAGCTTCAGTACTAACGCAGATAAAGACGAGAAGTTAGAAGTTAAAAAAGGCATGAATCGTTTTGTTTGGAATTTGTATTACCCTCCTGCTGAAAAAATTGAAGATCAAATTTTATGGTCGGGGCCAATTGGTGGACCAAAAGCAGCTCCCGGAAATTACTCAGCCGTTGTTAAAACCCGCACTGATTCAACTGCAATAAATTTCACCATAGTCGCAGATCCGAACTATAAAATTTCACAAAGTGATTATGAGGAACAATTTAATTTCTTGATTAAAACCCGCGACAAGTTTTCGGAAATTCAAAAATCGCTGAAGCAAATTCGTGAAGTGCGTCAACAACTATCTGCTCTAAGTGGACGATTGCCAAAGGATTCAACAGTTAAATCACTAACAATATCAATCGACAGTATACAAAAACGCATTACACGAATTGAGGAAGCAC